In Zingiber officinale cultivar Zhangliang chromosome 1A, Zo_v1.1, whole genome shotgun sequence, a genomic segment contains:
- the LOC122013185 gene encoding uncharacterized protein LOC122013185 has translation MRSSSASMEEMLTSSSDHPRSTKWSPQGSLARFLAAAVLVFLVFHSAGIAYRARHDPSELAFIVFAYSDLALLFACLKRFERMGPDGAPEARERLKAAVWASSAALNLAFAWRVARVMPTVLAVAVWMMAMIVVIGGFYGLFISPADAGGKVDCSRGYSTVENRELEPEEKT, from the coding sequence ATGAGATCGTCCAGTGCAAGCATGGAAGAGATGTTAACGTCATCGAGTGATCATCCCCGGTCGACGAAATGGTCACCGCAGGGCAGCCTCGCTCGCTTTCTGGCCGCCGCCGTCCTCGTCTTCCTCGTTTTCCACTCCGCCGGCATCGCCTACCGCGCGCGCCACGACCCGTCGGAGCTAGCCTTCATCGTGTTCGCCTACTCGGACTTGGCGTTGCTATTCGCCTGCCTCAAGAGGTTCGAGAGAATGGGCCCCGACGGCGCGCCGGAAGCCAGGGAGCGGCTGAAGGCGGCTGTCTGGGCCTCGTCGGCGGCGCTGAACCTCGCGTTCGCCTGGCGAGTGGCGAGGGTGATGCCCACGGTGCTAGCGGTGGCTGTCTGGATGATGGCTATGATTGTCGTCATCGGAGGGTTCTACGGGCTGTTTATAAGCCCAGCTGACGCCGGCGGCAAGGTGGACTGCAGCCGTGGGTACTCTACGGTCGAGAACAGAGAGCTGGAACCTGAGGAGAAGACCTAA
- the LOC122038624 gene encoding polynucleotide 5'-hydroxyl-kinase NOL9-like yields MEVIIPLDWAHAAESIVSASFPPPVVFMCGPKNSGKSTFSRYLLNALLPRYGRVGYLDTDVGQPDFSPPGCVSLTLIKETISDLMNPCIRETERFFYLGDISSKSNPEAYLDFTLRLYDYFIKQYHQLDEPNDPGNTVLPLIINTPGWVKGTGFDLLVEMLRYISPTLVVQIHISLQSKNLPVGTFWLDANQQELHKVPILVLDSARRNIKNESILVQKDARHMRDQRLFGYFKQCFPNNLNILTNKALARALAAVSPYVVPFSKVKVIHLHCQVPSSEIFHSLNATIVGLAVSSDVPAKSKSKIPPCVGLGIVRAIDVIKGLLYVITPVPFCILQKVDLLLQGFIEIPSGFLRVHGCASPYMATNVLHKFLNENL; encoded by the exons ATGGAGGTAATTATTCCGTTGGACTGGGCGCATGCAGCTGAGAGCATAGTTTCCGCTTCTTTTCCTCCGCCTGTGGTCTTCATGTGCGGGCCTAAGAATAGCGGCAAGTCTACCTTCTCCCGCTACCTCCTCAATGCCCTCTTGCCAAG GTATGGGAGAGTTGGTTATTTGGATACAGATGTGGGACAACCTGATTTCTCTCCTCCTGGATGTGTCTCTCTCACTCTTATTAAGGAAACTATTTCGG ATTTGATGAATCCATGCATTAGAGAAACTGAAAG GTTTTTCTACTTGGGCGACATCTCCTCAAAGAGTAATCCGGAAGCATATCTGGATTTTACGTTAAGATTATATGATTACTTTATCAAGCAGTATCATCAGCTGGATGAACCCAATGATCCTGGAAATACAGTGTTGCCTTTGATTATTAACACTCCTGGATGGGTGAAAG GCACTGGTTTTGATCTCTTGGTTGAAATGTTAAGATATATATCTCCTACTCTAGTTGTTCAGATACACATTTCACTTCAGAGTAAAAATCTACCAGTTGGGACATTCTGGTTGGATGCAAACCAGCAGGAACTTCATAAAGTTCCTATACTTGTTCTTGATTCAGCACGTCGAAATATTAAAAATGAATC TATATTAGTTCAGAAAGATGCTCGCCATATGCGAGACCAGCGTCTTTTTGGCTATTTCAAGCAATGCTTCCCCAACAACCTGAATATTCTGACTAATAAAGCGCTTGCTCGTGCTCTGGCTGCTGTTTCTCCATATGTGGTTCCTTTTTCAAAAGTAAAGGTCATTCATCTTCATTGTCAG gttCCGAGTAGTGAAATATTTCACAGTCTTAATGCTACAATTGTTGGCCTGGCTGTCAGTTCGGATGTGCCTGCAAAATCCAAGTCTAAGATACCTCCATGTGTGGGACTTG GTATTGTGCGAGCTATCGATGTGATTAAAGGTCTTTTGTATGTTATTACACCCGTTCCCTTTTGCATTCTACAAAAGGTTGATCTTCTTCTACAGGGCTTTATTGAAATCCCTTCAGGTTTCTTGCGG GTGCATGGATGTGCATCCCCATACATGGCTACAAATGTGCTCCACAAATTTTTGAATGAGAATTTGTAA
- the LOC122013201 gene encoding uncharacterized protein YwkD-like — protein sequence MAIRCLSPPFSLPSTTVRPSLPDHCRFSNIFLSHSPRLCRKTLASKGSNQPSRNGRRSIAAREEDPVIRSLGKTMVSAEKDRIFTEVATDADDDADYGVVSIHHVGVLCENLERSLAFYKDLLGLEINEARPHDKLPYRGAWLWVGSEMIHLMELPNPDPLTGRPEHGGRDRHACIAIRDVMKLKAIFDKAGISYTLSRSGRPAIFARDPDGNALEFTQV from the exons ATGGCGATCCGATGCCTCTCACCGCCTTTCTCTCTTCCTTCGACCACGGTACGCCCTAGTCTACCTGATCACTGTAGATTTTCGAACATCTTTCTCTCCCACTCTCCCCGGCTGTGCCGCAAAACCCTCGCCTCCAAAGGTTCTAATCAGCCATCGAGGAACGGACGCCGCTCGATCGCTGCAAGAGAGGAAGATCCAGTGATCCGTTCGCTGGGAAAAACCATGGTGTCGGCTGAGAAAGATCGCATCTTTACTGAAGTCGCAACAGATGCTGATGATG ATGCAGATTATGGAGTTGTTAGCATTCACCATGTTGGTGTGCTCTGTGAGAACCTTGAGAGGTCACTTGCATTTTACAAGGATCTTCTCG GTCTGGAGATTAATGAAGCAAGGCCGCATGATAAGCTTCCATACAGAGGGGCATGGCTCTGGGTGGGTTCTGAGATGATTCATTTGATGGAGCTCCCAAACCCTGATCCCTTGACTGGCCGACCGGAGCATGGTGGCCGAGATCGCCATGCTTGTATCGCAATTCGAGATGTTATGAAGCTTAAAGCAATTTTTGACAAAGCTG GTATCAGCTATACTCTCAGTCGATCAGGAAGGCCAGCAATTTTTGCACGAGATCCCGACGGAAACGCACTGGAGTTCACACAAGTTTGA
- the LOC122013218 gene encoding uncharacterized protein LOC122013218, giving the protein MAEGGLEEWLPLFQIFLDSAAADGDASLWLRNHRRSGQHPTTAFLSLLLSAAPSLHLPSAIFLQTLPQSLQSRVLSFLAVHHRLFPRSRLRSLAARVLDYSGPALGPAFWARKAAQHLLDSVSFSTPVPSSGEENDDGIYALPEWLKDPVFASDPLLTWLPIAPGLLPKTTDRSISIAVETQAMDLVTDREDARESSGSATYSSPLPPPLTTKIVLSPRLIERVLSLKENLLASEAPAEVIRLAELIRQLCSESGNGSHLAILDLLEPWETLDETASLLLSSLSGEHVLNFTGWHAHLLCSILLPKFLFLQQPPSRLLLSSTIQFCRLHPVAAVEALLFPLALRKEGLNAALCDVLARVVKECLHPVHASSACQRLLSANAMDRNPVLLARHRESIRDEVVWTESMFVLFQHILNQKVSLPPDSVDCLASAIDEKASEFSGSLKFGNLMLCFVTKCDGALKHKTLLEKAAGRTQTFVTKSILSKLNVM; this is encoded by the coding sequence ATGGCGGAGGGCGGCTTGGAAGAGTGGCTGCCCCTTTTCCAGATTTTCCTCGACTCCGCCGCCGCCGACGGCGACGCCTCCCTCTGGCTCCGAAATCACCGCAGAAGCGGACAGCACCCTACCACcgcttttctttctctcctcctctCCGCCGCCCCCTCCCTCCATCTCCCGTCGGCCATCTTCCTCCAAACCCTCCCCCAATCCCTCCAATCCCGCGTCCTCTCCTTCCTCGCCGTGCACCACCGCCTCTTCCCTCGCTCCCGCCTCCGTTCCCTCGCCGCCCGCGTCCTTGACTACTCCGGCCCCGCCCTCGGGCCGGCATTTTGGGCCCGCAAGGCCGCCCAGCACCTGCTCGACTCCGTGTCCTTTTCGACTCCCGTTCCCTCTTCTGGGGAGGAGAACGACGACGGCATATATGCCTTGCCGGAGTGGCTCAAAGATCCCGTATTTGCTTCCGATCCTCTTCTCACATGGCTTCCTATCGCCCCCGGTTTGCTGCCAAAGACAACCGATCGATCGATATCGATCGCTGTTGAAACCCAAGCAATGGACTTGGTCACCGATCGAGAAGATGCTCGGGAAAGTTCTGGATCCGCGACgtactcttctcctcttcctcctcctctgacGACGAAGATTGTTCTCAGCCCTAGATTAATCGAGCGTGTCTTATCTCTGAAAGAAAATCTGTTGGCCTCGGAGGCGCCGGCGGAAGTCATTCGCCTGGCCGAACTAATCCGTCAACTCTGCTCGGAATCCGGAAACGGAAGCCACCTCGCAATTCTCGACCTTCTCGAGCCATGGGAAACCCTAGACGAGACCGCATCGCTTCTCCTCTCCAGTCTCTCCGGCGAGCATGTCTTGAACTTTACAGGATGGCACGCCCACCTTCTCTGCTCCATCCTCCTACCCAAGTTTCTCTTCCTCCAGCAGCCGCCGTCAAGATTGCTCCTTTCCTCCACCATCCAATTCTGCCGGCTTCATCCGGTGGCAGCAGTGGAAGCTCTCCTCTTCCCGTTGGCGCTCCGGAAGGAAGGACTCAATGCTGCTCTCTGCGACGTGCTCGCGCGAGTCGTCAAAGAATGCTTGCATCCCGTGCACGCTTCCTCCGCATGCCAGAGACTGCTCTCCGCCAACGCCATGGATAGAAACCCCGTGCTGCTGGCTCGCCACCGGGAGTCGATACGCGACGAGGTGGTGTGGACGGAGTCCATGTTCGTGCTGTTTCAGCATATCCTGAATCAAAAGGTTAGTTTGCCTCCTGATTCTGTAGATTGTCTTGCGTCCGCCATCgatgagaaggcaagcgagttCTCAGGGTCTCTCAAGTTTGGGAACCTCATGCTCTGCTTTGTAACCAAATGCGACGGCGCTTTGAAGCACAAGACTTTGTTGGAGAAAGCTGCTGGAAGGACACAGACTTTTGTGACCAAATCAATTCTGTCTAAGTTGAATGTTATGTAG